DNA from Thermomicrobium roseum DSM 5159:
CAGCCCGCCACGACGCTCTCCGGTGGTGAAGCGCAGCGTGTCAAGCTGGCGACGGAACTCAGTCGGCGTGCCACCGGCCGCACCTTGTACATCCTGGACGAACCGACCACTGGCCTGCATTTCGCCGATATCGAGCGGCTGCTCAACGTGCTCCAGCGTCTCACCGATGCTGGCAATACGGTGATCGTGATCGAACACAACCTGGACGTGATCAAGTGCGCCGACTATGTGATCGATCTCGGGCCAGAGGGCGGCGCTGCCGGTGGGTACGTGATCGCAACTGGTACCCCGGAAGAGATCGCGGCAATCGAGCACTCGTATACCGGCCAAGCTCTGCGTCGGGTGTTGCCGGTAGCGTCGCTCTCACGGTAGGCCGTCACGCCGGGCCCAGACAGGTAGTCAGCAGCACCAGCCGCTCGGTATCATTGAAGGCGACCCTCGAGAGGGCGCAGTGTGCGCTGATCGGCGAAAGTCGATGCGTCGATTCCACAGAAGACTCGGCTGAACGGGACGCAAACGTGCTCGATAACGACCCTCTCCAACGCCACAATGGCCATCTCTCCCTGGACGGCTTGTCCGAGGGTATCTCTCGATCATCCCAGAACGGCTACCACCCAGTTCTCGTACTGAACCAGAACTACGAACCACTCCACGTCGCAAGCGTCCGGCGTGCTCTCGTGCTCTGGCTGGCTGGAAAAGCCGAAATCCTGGAAACCTATGACCATGAAGTCGCATCCGCCCAGCACCGTTTCCCCGCGCCCTCGGTCATTCGCCTCTACACACTCGTCAAGCGGCCACTGGTCCGCGTCCGGCTGACCCGCCGCGAGGTCTTCCTGCGCGACAACTTCACCTGCCAGTACTGCGGCGTACGGACTCACGACCTCACGATCGACCACGTGATCCCGCGCTCGCGCGGTGGTCCTCACACCTGGGAGAACGTCGTCAGCGCCTGCCGTGCCTGCAATCACCGCAAGGGAGGCAAGTCGCTGGCCGAGGCGCGCATGCAGCTCTTGCGCCCACCCTTCGAACCACCGCCGAGCCGCTACTACACGATCCAGCGGCTGCTGCGCTCACCCGTGCACGAGAGCTGGCTGAAGTTCCTCCCCGATCTTGACGTCAAGAGTCAGCGCAGTCGATAACTCGAGCAGTCAGGCGGGAGCAGCTGACCCGCCCGAATCATTGCCGAAGGGGGAGACATGCTCGACCTCAGGCTGATCCGAGAGCATCCGGACCTGGTGCGCGAGGCCTTGCGCAAGCTCAATACCGAGGCTCCGCTCGACGAGATCCTGGAACTCGACGAGCGACGTCGCCAGCTGGTCGCTGAAGTCGAGCAGCTCAAGGCTCAACGCAACGCCGAGTCCAAGCGGATCGGCCAGTTGCCAGCTGGGCCGGAGCGGGAAGCCACCATCGCCGCCATGCGTGCACTCGGCGACCGAATCGAGGCACTCGACCGCGAACTCGCCGCGATCGAAGAGCGGCTCCAGGCGCTGCTCTTGGAGGTTCCCAACCTGCCCGATCCCGATGTTCCCGTCGGCCCCGATGAAAGTGGCAACGTCGTCGTGCGTCACTGGGGAGAACCGCGACCGTTCGACTTCCCGGTCAAGCCGCACTGGGAACTGGCGGAGGAGCTCGGGCTGATCGATTTCGCCCGCGGAGTCAAGATCGCGGGGAGTCGCTTCTACGTGCTCCGCGGTGATCTCGCGCGGCTCCAGCGCGCCCTCATCGCCTGGATGATCGATCTCCACGTCAACGAGCATGGGTATTTGGAAGTCTATCCGCCGTTCCTCGTCCGCCGCGAGGCGATGATCGGGACGGGAAATCTCCCGAAGTTCGGGGACAATCTCTATCACGACGAGGAAACCGATCTCTGGCTGATTCCCACCGCTGAGGTGCCCGTTACCAATCTCTTCCGCGACGAAATCCTCCCGCCGGGTTCGCTCCCCATCTATCTCGTCGCGGCTACTCCTTGCTTCCGCAAGGAGAGAGTCTCAGCCGGCCGCGATGTACGCGGAATCAAGCGCGTCCATCAGTTCGAGAAGGTGGAGATGGTCAAGTTCGTCGAGCCGGATCGCTCTGACGAGGAACTCCAGCGACTCGTCGCTGATGCCGAAGACGTGTTGCGCCGGCTGGAACTTCCCTACCGTGTCGTCCAAATGTGCACTGGTGATCTTTCCTTCACGGCAGCCAAGAAGTTCGATCTCGAGGTCTGGGCACCTGGCTCCCAGGAGTGGCTGGAGGTCTCGTCCTGCTCGAATTTCCGCGACTTCCAGGCCAGACGGGCCAATATCCGCTACCGGCCGAGCGAGGGAGCACGCCCCCAGTTCGTGCACACGCTCAACGGATCGGGACTCGCTCTCCCCCGGACACTCATCGCGATCATGGAAAACTACCAGCAGCCAGATGGGACGATCGAGATCCCAGCTGTCTTGCGCCCCTACATGGGTGGGCAACAGCGGATCGGCCGACAACCAGCTTATTGGGAACCAGCGCAGGCACGGCGCGCCCGCGAGCAGGCTCGGGCGGGGGACTCGTGAACCATGCCGGGATTGCTGATCATCGAAGCGAGCGGAGACCCGGCCGCAATCGGCGAGGCGATCGGACGTGCACTCCAGCCGATTCTCGGCGAGGCGATCGTCCGGCACCGGCAGGAACTCGCTCGGAGCGGTATCGATTGGGATGAGGCGCTCGAACTCGCCCAGCAGTTCCGCGGCGATCTCGAGGGGAATCTCAGCCGCACAGCCGAGGAACTCCACGCGCTGGCGCGCGCTGCTGGGTGCGACATCGACGCATTGGTAAGCCTCAACGCCCTGCAAGAGACCCTCTTCCTCACCCGACGACTGCGAGCCGAAGAGGGTTGCACGAGCCTCGCTGTTCCCGCAGCGGCCAGCGTCGACGGCACGGTTCTCCTCGCACACAACGAGGATGCCCTGCCCTGTCGTCACGAGCAGATCTACGTCGTGCGTGCTCGCCCGAGCGATGAGCCAGCCTTCGTCGCCTTCGCCTATGGGGGCCTTTTCCTCTATCAAGGGGTCAACGAAGCAGGGGTCGGTTCGACTGGTAACGCCCTGACTGCTACTGATATCCGGATCGGCGTACCGAAGCTGTTTCTCTATCGCGAAGTGCTCCGTGCCGAGACCTTGGCTGATGCCCTACGGGCGACCTGGCTCCCTGAACGAGCCAACGGCAACAATCACCTGATCGCGACCGGCGATGGAGAGATTTACGACGTCGAGGTCACTGGTCGGCACCACGCGCTGCTCTACGCCGGGAACCAGCCGTTCGCGCACACGAACCACCTCCTTGCTCCCGAGCTGCGGCAGTTCGAGGAGGGAGACAAGCTCGACTCGATCCTGCGGAAGAATCGAGCGCAACGCCTGCTCGAGCTGGGCACGGGACAGCTCAGCTCGACGACCCTGCAGGAACTTCTCCGCGATCACGCCAACCAGCCACATGCGATCTGCAAGCACGTCGCTCCTGGTCCTGACCGGATGTCCCGAACGATCGCTGGGCTCGTCATCGAGGTCACGCATCGGGCAATCTGGGTGGCACCGGGGCCGCCGTGCACGGTCGAGTTCGAGCGCGTGTCGCTCTGATCGACAACGGACGAGGAGGCGAGGATGGACAAAGTGATCGTCTCGGTCGCGACGACCGGCAGTTGGACGACACGCGAGCAGACCCCGTACGTCCCGATCACGGAAGAGGAAATCGCTGCCGAAGCGATCCGCTGCTGGCGCGAGGGTGCGGCGATCGTGCACATTCACGTGCGCGACGAGCAGGGACGCGTCACCAGCGATCCTGCCCGGTACGCTCGGGTGCGCGATCTTATCCGTTCCCAGGGATGCGACATCATCCTCAATTTCTCGACCGGTGGAGGAGCCGGGATCGTTCCGGACGAGGAGCGGATCGCTCCGGTTCGCTTGCGACCAGAGATCGCTTCCTTCGATGCTGGCTCGCTCAATTTCGGCGACCGCGTCTTCGTGAATTCACCAGCCTTTCTCGAGGCGCTCGCGCACGAGATGCAGGCTCATGGCGTCAAGCCGGAGATCGAGTGTTTCGAGAGCGGTTTCATCGAGACAGCCAAGCGTTTCATCGAGCGCGGCCTGATCCAGCCACCGTATTGGTTCCAGATGGTGCTCGGAGTACGCGGTGGAGCGCCTGCGACCGTCGACCAACTCGTGCACATGGTGCGCCAGCTCCCAGCCGGCTCGCTGTGGTCGG
Protein-coding regions in this window:
- a CDS encoding C45 family autoproteolytic acyltransferase/hydolase, with amino-acid sequence MPGLLIIEASGDPAAIGEAIGRALQPILGEAIVRHRQELARSGIDWDEALELAQQFRGDLEGNLSRTAEELHALARAAGCDIDALVSLNALQETLFLTRRLRAEEGCTSLAVPAAASVDGTVLLAHNEDALPCRHEQIYVVRARPSDEPAFVAFAYGGLFLYQGVNEAGVGSTGNALTATDIRIGVPKLFLYREVLRAETLADALRATWLPERANGNNHLIATGDGEIYDVEVTGRHHALLYAGNQPFAHTNHLLAPELRQFEEGDKLDSILRKNRAQRLLELGTGQLSSTTLQELLRDHANQPHAICKHVAPGPDRMSRTIAGLVIEVTHRAIWVAPGPPCTVEFERVSL
- a CDS encoding HNH endonuclease; this translates as MLDNDPLQRHNGHLSLDGLSEGISRSSQNGYHPVLVLNQNYEPLHVASVRRALVLWLAGKAEILETYDHEVASAQHRFPAPSVIRLYTLVKRPLVRVRLTRREVFLRDNFTCQYCGVRTHDLTIDHVIPRSRGGPHTWENVVSACRACNHRKGGKSLAEARMQLLRPPFEPPPSRYYTIQRLLRSPVHESWLKFLPDLDVKSQRSR
- the serS gene encoding serine--tRNA ligase, giving the protein MLDLRLIREHPDLVREALRKLNTEAPLDEILELDERRRQLVAEVEQLKAQRNAESKRIGQLPAGPEREATIAAMRALGDRIEALDRELAAIEERLQALLLEVPNLPDPDVPVGPDESGNVVVRHWGEPRPFDFPVKPHWELAEELGLIDFARGVKIAGSRFYVLRGDLARLQRALIAWMIDLHVNEHGYLEVYPPFLVRREAMIGTGNLPKFGDNLYHDEETDLWLIPTAEVPVTNLFRDEILPPGSLPIYLVAATPCFRKERVSAGRDVRGIKRVHQFEKVEMVKFVEPDRSDEELQRLVADAEDVLRRLELPYRVVQMCTGDLSFTAAKKFDLEVWAPGSQEWLEVSSCSNFRDFQARRANIRYRPSEGARPQFVHTLNGSGLALPRTLIAIMENYQQPDGTIEIPAVLRPYMGGQQRIGRQPAYWEPAQARRAREQARAGDS
- a CDS encoding 3-keto-5-aminohexanoate cleavage protein, which produces MDKVIVSVATTGSWTTREQTPYVPITEEEIAAEAIRCWREGAAIVHIHVRDEQGRVTSDPARYARVRDLIRSQGCDIILNFSTGGGAGIVPDEERIAPVRLRPEIASFDAGSLNFGDRVFVNSPAFLEALAHEMQAHGVKPEIECFESGFIETAKRFIERGLIQPPYWFQMVLGVRGGAPATVDQLVHMVRQLPAGSLWSVCAIGRHQLPMNVAALVMGGHVRTGLEDNIYYSYRVLAEGNAPLVARIVRIARELGREPASPSEARTLLGLPPFQS